The genomic stretch TCGCCACATGGCGTACAGCGGTATGAAGTCCAAATACTCCTGGACGCGGAAACCTGCTTGCTCAAACTCGGCCTCAACAGTAGCAGCCGGTAACACAAATCGATTTCGGTAACTGTCCTGCTCACTTTTGTTGCGACGCTGCACTTCCAGGCGTTTGCGCTTCCAGGCCTTGAAGTTGCCGTCCACCCACAACGAAATGATCACGCTATCGCGGGTAACTCGTTGAAATTCCTTCAATATCGCCATTCGATGCGCAGGCTCGCCAATGTGATGCAACAGGCGCATGCAAAAAATGCTGTCCACTGCGTTGTCTGGCAAATCGATATCAAAGGCAGATGTCTGCAAGGGTCGTACCTGCTTGACCACTTCTGCCGGTTGCGCGCCCATGGCGGTGTTCAGCATGGACTCGGAATTGTCCGCACCGATAATGATCCGGTTGGGCTTTTCTGCCAGCAGCGGCCAGAAACGTCCGGCACCGCAAGGCAAGTCCAGCACCAGTCCCGGCTCGCCAGCCATCGCCAGTGCACCACGGGCCAATTGTTCGTCACGTTTGTGAGATAGCCGGCGCGCCAGGGTGTCCTGATGTTTAAGCAAGTATTCCTGAGCGTGCTGATCGTCGTACTTTTCGGAAAATTCAAGCTTGATAGGGGTAGCCATCAACGGGTCTCCTGGACTGATGCCTACAACCTTAAGCAGCTGCACGTCATCCTCAAGTCAACCCTTTGTGAAAAAATCGTCCCGTCTAACCCTAAAGAATTACAAGGTTTTACAGGGAAAAAGCTTGGCATGAAGCCATCTTCGCCAAGCAGGAGAAATGCTGCCCCAAGAGCTGGGGCAGGAAAGGGATCAAGGCTTGAGCTGGTTCAACTCAACATGGAAGCGGCAGCCATTGGGCTCCATTGTACTGAGGCTGACCACCCAGCCCTGACTCTCGCAGATGCGCTGGACCAGCGACAAACCCAGGCCCAGGCCGTCACCGCGCTTTTCGTTACCGCGCACAAACGGCTCGAACATGGCCTCGCGCTTGTCTTCGGGAATCCCCACACCGCTGTCTTCGACCACAAAACCGGTGGGTTCCAGCGTCAGGCGGATAAACCCGTGCTCGGTGTAATGCAGGGCATTGCGCAGCAGGTTGCCCATGACCGCATGCAGGAAGGTGGCGTTGTAGCGAGTGTCGAGTGGGTTGCCCGGCTGGTAGAACAACTCGATACCCTTGTGCTCGATAGGATCGCGCCAGATCCCCAGCAGGCCCTCCGCGACTTCGGACAGATTGACCTGGGGCGACATCGTGGTGTCGTCATGCTGGGCACGAGCCAGCATCAGGAAGGTCTGCACCAGTTCGCGCATTTCTTCACAGGCCCGGGCAATACGCTCGACCTGTCGACGCCCCCGTGCATCAATCGCCGGGTTTTCCAGCAGCAGTTCGCAGGAACTGGCCAGCACCATCAACGGGGTACGCAGTTCATGGCTGACATCGCTGGTGAACAAACGCTCACGGGTCAAGGCCTGCCGCAGACGGCCGAGGGTAGCGTCGAAGGCCACCGCCAGCTCGCCGACTTCGTCAGCTGCGTAGTCCGGGGCCAACGGCGGGGCCAGGCCCAACAATTGATCACGATGACGCACCTGGCGGGCCAGGCGCACCACCGGTGCCATCACCTTGCGGGCAAGGACCCAGCCCAGGAATACCGCCAACGCCAGGCTGAGGACAAACCCCACCAACACCACCGCAAACAGCACACGCTCGCGCTCTTCGAAATCGCTCTGGTCTTGCAGCAGGACATAGCGGCGACCGTCGACGATCTCGACCATCGCATGGTAGGAAAGTGCATCGCGAAATACTTCGTGAAAGCCGGCGTCCAGATGCCGCAAGTCCTTGGGAAGCTGGAAATCCCCGCGCCCGCCGCTGAAGTAGAACAACTGGTCCGGCTCGGGGCGGTGGCGCCAGTCTTCGACACTGTCCATCAACAGCAGGCGTTGCAGGTCTCCGCCCAGGCCTGCCGAAATCAGTTTTTCTTCCACCAGGTGCACCGTGGCGACGATGCCCATGGCGAAGGCCCCCGCCACCAGCGCGCTCATCAGCGCAAAGGCGATGATGATCCGCTGGGCAAGGCTTTGCTTAAACTCCATCACGGCCCTCAGCCAAGCGATAACCCACGCCATGTACCGTTTGCAGCAGCGGCTTGGCAAATGGCTTGTCGATCACCTGGCGCAGTTGATGGACATGACTGCGCAGGCTGTCACTGTCCGGGCAGTCATCGCCCCACAAGGCTTCTTCAAGCACTTCGCGGCGCAGGACGTGGGGGCTTTTCTGCATCAGCACCGCGAGTAACTTCAGGCCGACCGGGTTGAGCTTGAGCAGGCGCCCTTCACGGGTCACTTCCAGGGTGTCGAGGTCGTAGGACAGGTCGCCGACTTGCAACTCTCGCCGACCGCCCCCCTGGGCACGGCGCAGTACAGCTTCAATGCGTGCGGCCAATTCCGACAGGGCAAATGGCTTGAGCAGGTAATCGTCGGCTCCGGACTTGAAGCCTTGCAGGCGGTCGTCCAATTGATCGCGGGCGGTGAGCATGATGACCGGCGTATCGCGGCGCGCGTCTTCACGCAGGCGTTTACACAGGGTATAGCCATCAATGCCGGGCAGCATGATATCGAGCACGATCAGGTCATAATGCTCGGTGGCAGCCAGGTGCAAGCCTGACAACCCGTCCTGCGCACAGTCCACGGTATAGCCCTTGAGCCCCAGGTAGTCCGCCAGGTTGGCCAGAATATCGCGGTTGTCTTCAACCAATAAAATTCGCATGGGCAGTGTCTCCGTACGCGGTAACGGCCGTGTTGGCCCGCGCAGCTTAAGGCCAAGTATGGCTTACCGCTAGGCCT from Pseudomonas fluorescens encodes the following:
- a CDS encoding class I SAM-dependent methyltransferase — encoded protein: MATPIKLEFSEKYDDQHAQEYLLKHQDTLARRLSHKRDEQLARGALAMAGEPGLVLDLPCGAGRFWPLLAEKPNRIIIGADNSESMLNTAMGAQPAEVVKQVRPLQTSAFDIDLPDNAVDSIFCMRLLHHIGEPAHRMAILKEFQRVTRDSVIISLWVDGNFKAWKRKRLEVQRRNKSEQDSYRNRFVLPAATVEAEFEQAGFRVQEYLDFIPLYAMWRVYVLRKR
- a CDS encoding sensor histidine kinase, with the translated sequence MEFKQSLAQRIIIAFALMSALVAGAFAMGIVATVHLVEEKLISAGLGGDLQRLLLMDSVEDWRHRPEPDQLFYFSGGRGDFQLPKDLRHLDAGFHEVFRDALSYHAMVEIVDGRRYVLLQDQSDFEERERVLFAVVLVGFVLSLALAVFLGWVLARKVMAPVVRLARQVRHRDQLLGLAPPLAPDYAADEVGELAVAFDATLGRLRQALTRERLFTSDVSHELRTPLMVLASSCELLLENPAIDARGRRQVERIARACEEMRELVQTFLMLARAQHDDTTMSPQVNLSEVAEGLLGIWRDPIEHKGIELFYQPGNPLDTRYNATFLHAVMGNLLRNALHYTEHGFIRLTLEPTGFVVEDSGVGIPEDKREAMFEPFVRGNEKRGDGLGLGLSLVQRICESQGWVVSLSTMEPNGCRFHVELNQLKP
- the colR gene encoding two-component system response regulator ColR, which gives rise to MRILLVEDNRDILANLADYLGLKGYTVDCAQDGLSGLHLAATEHYDLIVLDIMLPGIDGYTLCKRLREDARRDTPVIMLTARDQLDDRLQGFKSGADDYLLKPFALSELAARIEAVLRRAQGGGRRELQVGDLSYDLDTLEVTREGRLLKLNPVGLKLLAVLMQKSPHVLRREVLEEALWGDDCPDSDSLRSHVHQLRQVIDKPFAKPLLQTVHGVGYRLAEGRDGV